In Populus alba chromosome 1, ASM523922v2, whole genome shotgun sequence, a single window of DNA contains:
- the LOC118061455 gene encoding UPF0481 protein At3g47200-like isoform X1 has protein sequence MSHRTEIAGTSTDLLMNKGDHGSVDTNKLATSMQDEFNKFRSFSDECSIYRVPKRLLKLNRRAYTPQVVSIGPLHHGKKELQEMEEHKKMYLQDFLNFSEVSLEDFIAFIAEKETRLRNCYAATFEKLSSEKFVKMMLLDCSFVIMVLLRICFGYIGCRNDGIFGKPWMISDVSMDMCLLENQLPFFILEDLIKLSKKRGSISLNELTLKFLKWRWSSWMPQDNLEEIKFCEAEHFVAFLRICQQPTEQKQPREREIDTLSTPSAMDLHQAGVRFTLGSSKKLLDIKFDADKGTLEIPCLKIENDTETLFRNVQAFEQCHFGYGFIGTYITMINVVIKASKDTEILARKGIVENWLRDNDALVSLLHSLYKANIVDSRDFYFSDVVHDLNKYCTRRRHKWKAELKQKYFDNPWTTISVLAAGMLLLLAVIQAVCSIIQVV, from the coding sequence ATGAGTCACAGGACGGAGATTGCTGGAACATCAACTGATCTGCTGATGAACAAGGGAGATCATGGTTCGGTTGACACTAACAAGTTAGCAACGTCCATGCAAGACGAGTTCAATAAATTTCGTTCTTTCTCCGATGAGTGTTCAATCTACAGGGTTCCTAAAAGACTACTCAAGTTAAACAGACGAGCTTATACACCTCAAGTAGTCTCCATCGGCCCACTTCACCATGGAAAAAAAGAGCTACAAGAAATGGAAGAGCATAAGAAAATGTACCTTCaagattttcttaatttcagCGAGGTAAGCCTTGAGGATTTTATCGCATTTATTGCAGAGAAGGAAACTAGATTGCGAAACTGTTATGCAGCAACCTTTGAAAAGCTTAGCAGTGAAAAATTTGTGAAAATGATGCTTCTCGATTGCTCCTTCGTCATTATGGTCTTACTGAGGATTTGCTTCGGATATATTGGATGCAGAAATGACGGTATATTCGGTAAACCTTGGATGATCAGTGATGTATCCATGGACATGTGCTTGCTTGAAAATCAGCTTCCATTCTTCATTCTAGAAGACTTGATTAAGCTATCCAAAAAACGGGGCTCTATTTCCTTGAATGAGCTCACCTTGAAATTCTTAAAATGGAGATGGTCTTCATGGATGCCCCAGGACAATTTGGAGGAAATCAAATTCTGTGAAGCAGAGCATTTTGTTGCTTTTCTGAGAATCTGTCAGCAGCCAACAGAGCAAAAACAGCCAAGGGAAAGGGAAATCGATACTCTAAGCACACCCAGTGCAATGGATCTCCATCAAGCTGGAGTCAGGTTTACGTTGGGGTCCAGCAAGAAACTACTAGACATAAAATTCGACGCTGATAAAGGGACACTGGAAATTCCATGTTTAAAGATTGAGAATGACACAGAAACGTTATTCAGGAATGTCCAAGCCTTTGAGCAATGCCATTTCGGTTATGGTTTTATAGGTACCTATATCACGATGATCAATGTGGTTATCAAAGCTTCCAAGGACACAGAAATACTCGCAAGAAAAGGAATTGTAGAGAATTGGCTGCGTGATAACGATGCCCTCGTAAGTCTTCTCCACAGTCTTTACaaagcaaatattgtcgatagCCGCGATTTCTATTTTTCTGATGTCGTCCACGATCTGAACAAGTATTGCACAAGGCGCAGGCACAAATGGAAGGCAGAACTGAAACAGAAGTACTTCGACAATCCGTGGACCACAATCTCTGTTCTTGCAGCTGGAATGCTCCTCCTACTTGCTGTCATACAAGCAGTGTGTTCTATCATTCAAGTTGTTTAG
- the LOC118061455 gene encoding UPF0481 protein At3g47200-like isoform X2 produces the protein MEKKSYKKWKSIRKCTFKIFLISARNDGIFGKPWMISDVSMDMCLLENQLPFFILEDLIKLSKKRGSISLNELTLKFLKWRWSSWMPQDNLEEIKFCEAEHFVAFLRICQQPTEQKQPREREIDTLSTPSAMDLHQAGVRFTLGSSKKLLDIKFDADKGTLEIPCLKIENDTETLFRNVQAFEQCHFGYGFIGTYITMINVVIKASKDTEILARKGIVENWLRDNDALVSLLHSLYKANIVDSRDFYFSDVVHDLNKYCTRRRHKWKAELKQKYFDNPWTTISVLAAGMLLLLAVIQAVCSIIQVV, from the exons ATGGAAAAAAAGAGCTACAAGAAATGGAAGAGCATAAGAAAATGTACCTTCaagattttcttaatttcagCGAG AAATGACGGTATATTCGGTAAACCTTGGATGATCAGTGATGTATCCATGGACATGTGCTTGCTTGAAAATCAGCTTCCATTCTTCATTCTAGAAGACTTGATTAAGCTATCCAAAAAACGGGGCTCTATTTCCTTGAATGAGCTCACCTTGAAATTCTTAAAATGGAGATGGTCTTCATGGATGCCCCAGGACAATTTGGAGGAAATCAAATTCTGTGAAGCAGAGCATTTTGTTGCTTTTCTGAGAATCTGTCAGCAGCCAACAGAGCAAAAACAGCCAAGGGAAAGGGAAATCGATACTCTAAGCACACCCAGTGCAATGGATCTCCATCAAGCTGGAGTCAGGTTTACGTTGGGGTCCAGCAAGAAACTACTAGACATAAAATTCGACGCTGATAAAGGGACACTGGAAATTCCATGTTTAAAGATTGAGAATGACACAGAAACGTTATTCAGGAATGTCCAAGCCTTTGAGCAATGCCATTTCGGTTATGGTTTTATAGGTACCTATATCACGATGATCAATGTGGTTATCAAAGCTTCCAAGGACACAGAAATACTCGCAAGAAAAGGAATTGTAGAGAATTGGCTGCGTGATAACGATGCCCTCGTAAGTCTTCTCCACAGTCTTTACaaagcaaatattgtcgatagCCGCGATTTCTATTTTTCTGATGTCGTCCACGATCTGAACAAGTATTGCACAAGGCGCAGGCACAAATGGAAGGCAGAACTGAAACAGAAGTACTTCGACAATCCGTGGACCACAATCTCTGTTCTTGCAGCTGGAATGCTCCTCCTACTTGCTGTCATACAAGCAGTGTGTTCTATCATTCAAGTTGTTTAG
- the LOC118061452 gene encoding uncharacterized protein, translated as MVPYLGLKEKMLEGGQNFAEDISGFHANTHIPIVIGAQMRYEITGDPLYKDIGTFFMDIVTSSHSYATGGTSVSEFWSDPKRLASTLQTENEESCTTYNMLKVSRHLFRWTKEMAYADYYERALTNGVLGIQRGTEPGVMIYMLPQHPGSSKGKSYHGWGTLYDTFWCCYGTGIESFSKLGDSIYFEEEGEVPGLYIIQYISSSLDWKSGQIMINQKVDPVVSSDPYLRVTFTFSPNEGSSQASTLNLRIPVWTHLDGATATINSQSLAIPAPGSFLSVNRKWSSGDKLSLQLPISLRTEAIQDDRHQYASIQAILYGPYLIAGHTSGDWSGSADSLSDSITPIPASYNEQLVSFSQDSGNSTFVLTNSNQSITMEEHPKPGTDACLQATFRIVFNDSTSSKVLGINDVIDKSVMLEPFDLPGMLLVQQGKDSSLAVTNSAADDGSSIFRVVLGLDGKDGTVSLESGSQEGCYIYSGVNYKSGQSMKLSCKLGSSDPGFNQGARFVMNKGLSEYHPISFVAEGDKKNFLLAPLHSLRDEFYTIYFNFQA; from the exons ATGGTTCCTTATCTAGGACTGAAGGAGAAGATGTTGGAGGGAGGTCAGAATTTT GCTGAAGACATATCAGGTTTCCACGCCAATACACACATCCCTATCGTTATTGGTGCACAGATGAGATATGAAATCACTGGAGATCCACTTTATAAG GATATAGGGACATTCTTCATGGATATAGTCACCTCTTCTCACAGCTATGCAACTGGAGGAACTTCTGTTAGCGAGTTCTG GTCAGATCCAAAGCGACTGGCTAGCACATTACAGACTGAAAATGAGGAATCATGCACAACTTACAATATGCTGAAG GTGTCCCGCCACCTGTTCAGATGGACCAAAGAAATGGCTTATGCAGATTATTATGAGCGTGCTCTGACAAATGGTGTGCTAGGCATCCAAAGAGGAACAGAGCCTGGAGTGATGATTTACATGCTTCCACAACATCCTGGAAGTTCCAAAGGCAAAAGCTATCATGGATGGGGGACATTGTACGATACTTTTTGGTGCTGCTATGGAACAG GAATTGAATCATTTTCAAAGCTGGGAGATTCCATATATTTTGAAGAGGAAGGAGAAGTCCCAGGTCTTTACATTATTCAGTATATATCAAGCTCTCTTGATTGGAAATCTGGACAGATCATGATCAATCAGAAAGTTGATCCTGTTGTTTCTTCGGATCCTTATCTTCGGGTGACTTTCACCTTTTCTCCAAACGAG GGGTCAAGCCAAGCATCTACCTTGAATTTGAGGATACCAGTTTGGACACATTTAGATGGTGCTACCGCAACAATAAACTCTCAGAGTTTGGCTATACCGGCTCCAG GTAGTTTCTTATCAGTCAATAGAAAATGGAGCAGTGGTGACAAATTAAGCCTACAGCTTCCCATTAGTTTGAGAACAGAAGCCATACAAG ATGACCGGCACCAGTATGCTTCTATTCAGGCAATACTCTATGGTCCTTACCTGATTGCTGGTCATACCAGTGGTGACTGGT CCGGGTCTGCTGATTCTCTTTCAGACTCTATAACACCAATCCCTGCCTCTTACAATGAACAACTTGTATCTTTTTCCCAAGACTCTGGAAATTCAACTTTTGTGTTAACAAATTCAAACCAGTCAATTACAATGGAAGAGCACCCGAAACCTGGCACTGACGCTTGTCTTCAAGCCACATTTAGAATTGTCTTTAATGACTCTACGTCCTCCAAAGTCCTCGGAATTAATGATGTTATTGACAAATCAGTGATGCTTGAACCATTTGATCTTCCTGGAATGCTTTTAGTGCAGCAAGGAAAAGACAGCAGCCTTGCCGTCACAAATTCTGCTGCAGATGATGGTTCATCTATCTTCCGTGTAGTTTTGGGACTGGATGGAAAAGATGGAACTGTATCCCTGGAATCAGGAAGCCAGGAGGGTTGCTATATATACAGTGGTGTCAATTACAAGTCAGGCCAGAGCATGAAGCTTAGCTGCAAGTTAGGGTCATCAGATCCAGGATTTAATCAGGGAGCCAGGTTTGTAATGAACAAAGGACTAAGTGAATATCATCCAATCAGCTTTGTGGCAGAGGGGGACAAAAAGAATTTTCTTCTTGCACCATTACATAGTTTGAGGGATGAATTTTACaccatttattttaactttcaaGCTTAA
- the LOC118061461 gene encoding UPF0481 protein At3g47200-like: MEIVGTSTEQMKRNYHVSLDIDKLTAYVQEELKTLHAFCSKCSIYRVPKRLRDLKDRAFTPQIVSIGPIHHGKEELKEMEEHKKIFLQEFLQLSELSVKECIAAIAGRETRLRNCFADNFENISTEDFVKMMLLDSSFIIVVFLIRFSSFTPINYDRIFGKPWMIRGIDFDMCLLENQIPFFILDDLLKLSKRQDECSMIELTLHFLSGAFGNSWVPKVISEQIKSSEVDHFVDLLRKCQQPAKRKQPQALQTRTTPSAMELHQSGVKLKLGSREKIFDMNFDLYEGILEIPPLYLEDDTEMLFRNLHAFEECQCRGGYVSDYIATIRNLVRGTNDVEILAKNGIIDYWLSDKDAVMSVLRDLDGGNRISLDNFYYADVVEDLNKYCGKRRYKWIAALKQNYFHNPWASISVVAAGALLILTVIQTVCSVIQVK, translated from the coding sequence ATGGAGATTGTTGGAACATCAACTGAGCAGATGAAAAGGAATTATCATGTTTCGCTTGACATTGACAAACTAACAGCGTATGTGCAAGAGGAGTTGAAAACCTTGCATGCCTTCTGTAGTAAGTGTTCCATCTACAGAGTTCCTAAAAGACTACGAGACTTGAAGGATCGTGCCTTCACACCTCAAATAGTCTCCATTGGGCCCATTCACCATGGAAAAGAAGAGCTGAAAGAAATGGaagagcataaaaaaatattcctgCAAGAGTTTCTTCAACTGAGTGAGTTAAGTGTCAAGGAATGCATTGCAGCTATTGCAGGGAGGGAGACAAGATTGCGCAACTGTTTTgcagataattttgaaaatattagtaCAGAGGACTTTGTGAAAATGATGTTGCTAGATAGCTCCTTCATCATTGTGGTCTTCCTGATACGGTTTAGCTCTTTCACCCCAATCAACTATGACCGTATATTCGGTAAACCGTGGATGATAAGAGGAATCGATTTTGACATGTGCTTGCTTGAAAATCAGATTCCATTCTTCATTCTTGACGACTTGCTTAAGCTTTCCAAAAGACAGGACGAATGTTCCATGATTGAGCTTACTCTTCATTTCTTATCAGGCGCATTTGGGAATTCATGGGTGCCAAAAGTCATTTCGGAGCAAATCAAATCCTCTGAAGTAGACCATTTTGTTGACTTGCTAAGAAAGTGTCAGCAGCCAGCAAAGCGGAAACAGCCACAGGCTCTTCAAACTCGAACCACACCGAGTGCAATGGAGCTCCATCAATCTGGAGTCAAGTTGAAGTTGGGGTCCagggaaaaaatatttgacatgaactttgatttatatgaagGGATACTGGAAATACCACCACTATATTTAGAGGATGATACAGAGATGTTATTTAGAAACCTCCACGCCTTTGAGGAATGCCAATGCAGAGGTGGATACGTAAGTGACTATATCGCTACCATCAGAAACCTTGTTCGTGGTACTAATGATGTAGAAATACTTGCTAAGAATGGAATTATAGATTATTGGCTCAGTGATAAGGATGCAGTTATGAGTGTTCTCCGTGATCTTGACGGAGGAAATAGGATCTCCCTTGACAATTTTTATTATGCTGATGTCGTTGAAGATCTGAATAAGTACTGCGGAAAGCGGAGGTACAAATGGATAGCAGccttgaaacaaaattatttccaTAATCCATGGGCTTCCATCTCTGTTGTTGCAGCCGGGGCTCTTCTAATACTCACTGTCATACAAACAGTGTGTTCTGTCATTCAAGTGAAATAG